The following DNA comes from Gemmatimonadota bacterium.
CGATCTTGAGTCTTCGTTCGCCCCCGGGCGCAACTTTGCGAACAAGCTCTGGAACATCGGGCGCTTTCTGCTGGGGCATCTGGAAGCGGGTGCTGCGCCGATCAGCAGCGTACCGGAAAGTGAACTCACGCTCGCGGATCGCTGGATTCTTGCGCGCGCCCATGAAACCATCGGGACTGCGACGCAGCACTACGAGCGCTTCCGACTCAACGATGCGGCGGCCGCGGTTTATCACTTCCTCTGGAGTGATCTCGCCGACTGGTATCTCGAGCAGGTCAAGCCACGGCTCTACGGCACGCAGCCCGGTGGCGAGACGGCGCGGGCGGTGGCGGCGCATGTCTTCAACCTCGCGTTGCGGCTGCTGCATCCGGTGATGCCGTTCGTGACCGAGACCCTCTGGAAGCGGCTGCCAGGTTCTGCCGACAACGCTTCGATCAGTGTCGCGAAGTGGCCGGTGTTGAACGATGGCCGCGAAGATGCTGCCGCCCTCGTGGACTTCGGTGCACTGCAGGCGCTGATCACGGCAGTGCGCGTGTTGCGTGCCGACTACGCCGTGTCACCTGGTGCCACGGTGAAGGTGACGGTGGTTGATCCGAGCGAAGCGGTGCAACGCGCCATCGCTGCCGACAGTGACACGATTCGCCGGCTCGCCAAGGTGGAGCAGCTTACCGTAGGCCCGGCCCCTTCCGAGGCAGGCGGAACCCGGGTGCTCGATGACCGGACCACGATCGTGGTGCCACTGGGCGACCTCGTCGACCTCGACAAGGAGTGCGCCCGTCTGGGCAGCGAGGCCGCGAAGATGGAGCAACTGGTGCAGGCGCAGGAGAGCAAGCTTTCGAACGAGAATTTCGTGAGCCGCGCACCGGCCAACATCATCGAGAAGGAGCGGGAGAAGCTCGAGTCGTGGCGGGCACAAGCCGTCACCCTGCGAGAAAAGCGCCGGGCGCTCGGATGTGCCGACTGAGGTTTCGCGCTGCCGCCCTGCTTCTCCTCGCCGGCTGCGCGCGGATGGGCAATCCTCCCGGCGGCCCGCCTGACTTCCGGGCGCCGGTACTGCTCGCGACCTATCCGGAATCGACGGTGGTCCTCCCCGACTTCAAGGGCTGGGTCGATTTCAAGTTCGACGAGACCGTGAGCGAGGGCTCCCAGCCCAACTTCGGCCTCGGCAACGGCGACCTCGAACGACTGGTGTTGCTCTCGCCATCGAAGCCTGGCGAAGTGCCACGCGTCGAGTGGCACCGCAGCCGGATCAGCGTGCGCCCGCGCAACGGCTGGCGCCCCAACACCGTCTACCGGATCGAACTGGCACCTGGCATTCGCGACCTCACTACCAACAGCCGCACCAACGAGGTCAAGCTCTCGCACGTGATCACCTTCGCCACCGGCGGTGAGTTGCCGAAGCGCGCGATCGAAGGGCGGGCTGTGGATTGGGCAGCCCGTCGCTTCATCCCGCACGCGTTGGTCGAGGCGATGCTCCTCCCCGATTCGCTGGTGTATCGCTCCGTCGCCGACTCGAATGGCCGCTTCCGACTGGGCCCGCTCCCCGATGGCGAGATGCTGGTCTCGGTGACGGCCGACCAGAATCGCAATATGGTGCGCGAAGGAAAGGAAGCGTGGGACACGGTGCGGATCGCGGCCGGTGCGTCGCGAGTCGGCGAAGTGTGGGCCTTCCTCCGCGATACGGTGCCTCCCAAGGTCACTGGTGCGGCGAGCCGGACCGATTCCGTGAACATCACCCTCACGTTCCAGCAGCCGATCGATCCGCTGCTGGCAATCCCGGCCGACAGCATCCGCGTCCTGCTCCTTCCCGATACCACCAACAAGCTCACCGACTCGGTGTCGCTCGGACCGATCTCGGCGCTGCCCCGTGCGGCTCACGACTCGGCGTACCGTGCGTTGGACGCCGCAGCCCGCGCCATGGCTGCGGCGGCGGCCGCGAAACCGGACAGTAGCAAGCCTGACACCGCCAGGGTGCCGGTCGCCCTCGCGAACCCGGCCGCGATCGACGGCGGAAAGGCCGCCGCCGATACGACGACCAAGGACGAACCACTCCAGAATCGCCCGCCGCTCGGAAGTGAGCTGGTAATTCGCACGCGTGGTCCGACCCGGCCCGGCAGCACCTACCTCATCGAGATCCGCGGCGTGCGCTCGGCCAACGGTCAGGTCGGCACCGTCACGGCGCGACTTGCCGTGCCGAAGCCTGCGCCGCCACCGAAGGCGAAGAGCGCCGCCGATTCCGCGAAGTCTCGTGTCGATTCTGCTGCAACCAAACCGGCGCCGGTGCGCCCGTGAGCACACCGGCAGTCTTTCTCGATCGCGACGGCACCCTGATCGAGGATCCGGGGTATCTCAGTGATCCTGCCGGAGTGCAACTCCTTCACGGAGCTGGAGCAGCGCTCCGCGAACTTCGCGATGCGGGGTACGCGCTGGTGGTCATCACCAACCAGTCGGGGATCGGACGCGGCCTCTACGCCGCAAGCGACTTCGTCGCGGTGCAGCGTGAAGTCGAGCGACAGCTTGCCGCGGAAGGGGTCACCCTCGACCTGGTGCTGCATTGTCCGCACACCGCCGATGCGGGTTGCCAGTGTCGCAAACCGGGTACCGCACTGTATCGTCAGGCCATCGCCGCACTCGACCTCGATGCGACGAGCAGCTGGTTCATCGGCGATCGCCCCGGCGATGTGCTCCCCACCACGGTCCTCGGCGGCAGCGCCATTCTGGTACGCACGGGCGTCGGGAGCCGCCACACCGGCGAAGCGGAACGGATCGGCGCACACATCGCCACGGATCTCCCGGCAGCGGTCACGCACCTTCGATCGGTGGTACGCCTCCAGGGGTAACAGATGACATCAAGCCAGGTGTTTGGCTGGTTGTTGATCGGCGTGCATGCGCTCCTGGTGCTCTTTGGCCTGATGCGCTGGCGCCAGCTCGACACCGGCTGCCGC
Coding sequences within:
- a CDS encoding Ig-like domain-containing protein encodes the protein MCRLRFRAAALLLLAGCARMGNPPGGPPDFRAPVLLATYPESTVVLPDFKGWVDFKFDETVSEGSQPNFGLGNGDLERLVLLSPSKPGEVPRVEWHRSRISVRPRNGWRPNTVYRIELAPGIRDLTTNSRTNEVKLSHVITFATGGELPKRAIEGRAVDWAARRFIPHALVEAMLLPDSLVYRSVADSNGRFRLGPLPDGEMLVSVTADQNRNMVREGKEAWDTVRIAAGASRVGEVWAFLRDTVPPKVTGAASRTDSVNITLTFQQPIDPLLAIPADSIRVLLLPDTTNKLTDSVSLGPISALPRAAHDSAYRALDAAARAMAAAAAAKPDSSKPDTARVPVALANPAAIDGGKAAADTTTKDEPLQNRPPLGSELVIRTRGPTRPGSTYLIEIRGVRSANGQVGTVTARLAVPKPAPPPKAKSAADSAKSRVDSAATKPAPVRP
- a CDS encoding HAD family hydrolase, yielding MSTPAVFLDRDGTLIEDPGYLSDPAGVQLLHGAGAALRELRDAGYALVVITNQSGIGRGLYAASDFVAVQREVERQLAAEGVTLDLVLHCPHTADAGCQCRKPGTALYRQAIAALDLDATSSWFIGDRPGDVLPTTVLGGSAILVRTGVGSRHTGEAERIGAHIATDLPAAVTHLRSVVRLQG